CGCCGTCGGCCTGCCCGGCGTGACCGTGCAGCTGCAGAACGACGCCGATGCCGCTGCGCTTGGCGAATACGAGTTCGCGGCGGGCGAGGGCGAAGACCCGCTGATTTTTGTCAACTGTGACGTCGGCGTGGGTGCCGGCGTGGTGCTGAACGACCGGCTCTTCACCGGTGCGCAGGGCATGGCCGGAGAGATCGGCCACACGATTCTCGAACTCGACGGGCCCTTGTGCTCATGCGGCCGACGCGGCTGCGCCGAAGCCTTCTTCGGCTCACGCGTGCTGGAGCGCAAGGGGGTCGATCTGCCGCGCGCCGCTGCCTTCTTCGGCGTGCTGCTGCAGAACCTGTGGGTCACGTTCAACCCTCGCGCGATCGTGCTCGGCGGCAAGGCGTGTGCCGAGCATCGGGGCTTTGCGCAGGCGGCGTTCGAAAGCATGAAGCGCCACGCCGACGATGCCGGCATGCCCGCGCCCGACCTGCGCACCGCGCGCTACGGCGCGCTGGCGCCTGCGGTGGGCGCAGCTGCATTGGCGCTGCACGAATACCTGCGGCCGCTGCAGCCCGATGCGAAGGCACGTCGCGCGCGTGCGCTGGCTCGCGCTGCGGCCTGATCA
This is a stretch of genomic DNA from Variovorax paradoxus. It encodes these proteins:
- a CDS encoding ROK family transcriptional regulator, with the protein product MKTIGDQQLLKRMNRSVLLRLLRAQPGLSRARLASESGLTKSTVSLLVRELIDEGWLSEAGATVADGLGRPSTPLQINVGVRALMGVEIAVETVRLVCVSLQGEVLHSNTHALTDGSPAGVCAQVARMAAAANAQLEQLGLRLSSIGVCVPGAVDDCTGVVRFAPNLGWRNVSLLPALEKAFAAVGLPGVTVQLQNDADAAALGEYEFAAGEGEDPLIFVNCDVGVGAGVVLNDRLFTGAQGMAGEIGHTILELDGPLCSCGRRGCAEAFFGSRVLERKGVDLPRAAAFFGVLLQNLWVTFNPRAIVLGGKACAEHRGFAQAAFESMKRHADDAGMPAPDLRTARYGALAPAVGAAALALHEYLRPLQPDAKARRARALARAAA